Proteins from a single region of Psilocybe cubensis strain MGC-MH-2018 chromosome 3, whole genome shotgun sequence:
- a CDS encoding ubiquitin-like protein atg8, translating into MRSKFKDEHPFEKRKAEAERIRQKYPDRIPVICEKADRTDIPTIDKKKYLVPSDLTVGQFVYVIRKRIKLAPEKAIFIFVDEVLPPTAALMSAIYEEHKDEDNFLYVSYSGENTFGQQGWVELPLDA; encoded by the exons ATGAGGTCGAAATTCAAGGATGAGCACCCCTTTG AGAAGCGCAAAGCTGAAGCTGAGCGCATCCGGCAGAAGTATCCGGATAGGATTCCT GTGATCTGCGAGAAGGCAGATCGCACGGACATCCCCACAATTGACAAGAAGAAGTATTTGGTGCCTTCT GATCTGACTGTGGGCCAGTTCGTGTATGTCATTCGGAAACGAATCAAGCTCGCGCCAGAGAAGGCGATCTTCATTTTCGTCGACGAGGTTCTTCCACCTACGGCGGCTCTTATGAGCGCTATCTATGAGGAGCATAA GGACGAGGACAACTTCCTGTATGTGAGCTACTCGGGTGAGAATACCTTCGGACAGCAAGGTTGGGTCGAACTGCCACTGGACGCCTAA